Genomic DNA from Pedobacter africanus:
AATCTGCTTATAGATCCTAACGGGAAAATTATTGCTAAAAATCTGAGAGGAGAGGAGTTACACAAAAGTCTGAAGGAAATTCTTGGCGCTCCTTCAAAATAATATGCGCCTAAAGGCTCACCTGTTTAAACCAAAAGCGTAAATTATCGTCAATACTGTATCTTCCGTGTAATATTTTGAAGGGATATCATTTAAATTACAATTCAGATTAACCAGGGTATTACCGGAAATACATAAGTTTGCTAACACATAAAAAAACAATAAAATGAAAAACCTAATCTTGTTAACCGTTGGATTGCTATTTGGCCTTACCGCAAGTAGTCAAATTTTGAAACCTGTGAAATGGAGTTATGCTGCAAAGAAGACTTCAAAAAATGAAGCTACATTGTACCTTAAAGCTACCATCGATGAAGGATGGCACCTTTATTCGCAGTACATGGCTGATGGTGGGCCCGTAAAAACAAGTTTTAAATTCGCATCGTCAAAAGCTTATAGTCCTGTTGGTAAAACAACTGAGCCAAAACCGATTGTTAAATTTGAAAAATCATTTGACATGAACGTAAGCTATTTCGAAAAATCAGTTATTTTCCAGCAGAAAGTAAAGCTTACAGGAGCAAATGCTACTGTAAAAGGAACACTGGAGTATATGGTGTGTGACGATTCTCAGTGTCTTCCTCCAGAAACTGTTGAATTCTCTATTCCTGTAAAATAAACAAAAATGATTTCAGGTAACTATTTGACAAGTGTGAAAGCACTTGTCATTGGTCTTTTTTTATTCCTGGGTACGGGCAGCGTTGTATGGGCACAAGAGGCCGATACAACGCTATCTGACTTGGAATTTACAGAGATATCATCCGATGCAGCCCCTGCAGATACAGCAGCTGTGGCCCCTGCAAGTACAACGAAAGATAGCTTAAGCAGCGATACTACTGCCGTTAAGGCTGATACCAAAGCTGCAGCACCAGCGGCTGAAAAATCAAAGACACTCTGGGAAACTTTCATTGCCGGTCTTGTAGGTGGTTTTCTAGCCTTTTTAATGCCATGTATCTTCCCGATGGTACCACTTACCATCAGCTACTTTACCAAAAGGGCAGGCAGCAAAGGCAAGGGAATTGGTCAGGCACTGATCTACGGATTGTCCATCATTGTCATTTACGTGGCTTTCGGACTACTGATCACGGTGATCTTCGGCTCGGCCGGATTGAATGCATTGAGCGCAA
This window encodes:
- a CDS encoding protein-disulfide reductase DsbD N-terminal domain-containing protein, which produces MKNLILLTVGLLFGLTASSQILKPVKWSYAAKKTSKNEATLYLKATIDEGWHLYSQYMADGGPVKTSFKFASSKAYSPVGKTTEPKPIVKFEKSFDMNVSYFEKSVIFQQKVKLTGANATVKGTLEYMVCDDSQCLPPETVEFSIPVK
- a CDS encoding cytochrome c biogenesis protein CcdA — protein: MISGNYLTSVKALVIGLFLFLGTGSVVWAQEADTTLSDLEFTEISSDAAPADTAAVAPASTTKDSLSSDTTAVKADTKAAAPAAEKSKTLWETFIAGLVGGFLAFLMPCIFPMVPLTISYFTKRAGSKGKGIGQALIYGLSIIVIYVAFGLLITVIFGSAGLNALSASGLFNFLFFILLVVFAISFFGAFEITLPSSFVNKIDSKADNSKGLLGI